The Henningerozyma blattae CBS 6284 chromosome 7, complete genome region tttatttttattttttttttacttttacttttttttctgttatTCCtgccttttttttattattggcaTGAGCAATTACTGCTTTTAAAGATAAGCATAACGTATCATTTGATTATAACTACCATGCCACATTGAAACTACCAAACTTCACATGATCTGAATTTGTGATATTTACTATGTATTAcgattatttattttgtttatctATGTTTCACACTTTATAGACTCTACGGCACTATGTACTATAAACTACACGCTATAATGATTAATTGCCTTTAGTACAAGCTGagcatatatatacttttccttatttttgaaatgaaactattttatatatttgattttaaatttataatcagcatttaatgaatatttttttaaaataattgtgTCATCAAATCGATAggtaattttaatttttttatattttttttcgttaTTCCTTATCAAAATTAACATTAGCGAAAAGCAAAATGACATCTGAAAATCTATAATGACTTTTCGAATTGTCGAATTTTACAAGTTAAGAATGCAATCAGTGGTAATATAAGGATacaatgataatatattacaaaCTAGGATATACATTGATCAATAATCTTTAACATTTGAAACTGGTTTTAAGGTTTCTATCTTGACACTTTAAAACAGCTCATTAATAGAAGCGAATTCTAAACAAACTCAAggcaaaaagaaaaaaaaagaggaaaaaaaaataaatagaagGGCACACataaaagattattttaaCCAAAACTATAGATATTGTGTTTACGAGAATGAATCTTATCAAATCGTTTATGAATTTTGGTGCAAAACCTCAAGAATTAGCAACCATTGCATTGGGCGAATTTGACTTATTAAGATCAGAACTTTCTCCTAAATCATCCTTAGAATGTATTTATAATGATTCTATTCTTTTCTTAAGAGaaatcaatcaatttaGCTATGAAATTGTTGTTCAAAAAGTTTTGgatgaattagaagagACTAATGACGATTTCAATGATGAATTGATGATTGATGATACAATTAGTGAGTTATCAGTtcaatcaaaaataaaagacaAAGAATGGGCTTTCCCAATCTCTGAAAAGCtagaatttttcaagaaatGGAATGAAAAGGGTGAAATTGTTTTCATttggaataatattttgggTGATGAAACCGATGAAAAAGttcaatatataattgattCTTCTATTGATTTAGATGATATCGAAACCTTTAAAGAAGGAATATATAGATGTGAATTTGCAacaaaatttagaaaactTCCATCTCAAACACatgatgattatttaattaatagagaaaattattcaaatcaattggcagatttacaaaatttacAACTACATTCGGaactttcaaataatagtCCAAtacaacaaaataatagagCATTTAATTCAAACCCAGATAATACTGTAGTTGACTTGACAGCTACAACGGGTTTAAATGAGTTAATAATAGACCCTAAACAAGAGAATGAAGAGACTCCAGATTCAACAGAAATTACAACTGGCTCAAGTTTTGATACTGAAAATTTCCAAGATGCTATTGATGTTTTAAATCCTAAAAAGATCGATATATCCCAAAGGAtagaatcaaataaaattagaaattatCCAAAGCGATAAGCCATAAGCTCtctaataaaatagaatatattttcactgaaaatattattcattcGAGCAccaaattaattatattccATAATACCACCATGCCTttgttaaatatatttgaaataccAACCTTTTTTGTTTGGTTTAATATGATACAGGttcttgaattaaattctaGTCATTGATAACAGCTAGTACACAGATAATAAATACGCTGTGAGGAACCTtcaagtattttttttttctatattctactaatttctttttttaattatttttttcttttctcttaatttttctgCATCTCAACTTTTAATATACTCTATGCATCTTCACTTCGTTTTATAAACACATTTATCCAAACTTTTATCTTAAATTGATTAACctatttaataatgtttatttctttaaagaCATTTTGCTTTCTAGTCCAATCACTACTTCTATTTActaattacaaaatatggTTTTATAATCTCTTCAATTAtgaatttatattctttttcaaatatgattattagaattgatAGTTTTATCCCTATTAATTCTTATTTTTGGGggttaaatttttcacgAAAAATCCGGCATATTTGAATgaatgaaatatttcaatttattatcgcgtttaaaatattgttaattatttcttaataaacttatcaaatttaattagtCAAAAATTTCAGTAGCCCATATCATTTCAACGCAAAACCAATAATGATCTCTGATAACCAATTGAACTCCTTAGTTATTTTCTTTGGTTTGACCATGATGACTTTAATCGTTATTTATCATGTTGTGGATTCTACTTTcaatgaaaagaaaaacaattaataattgaaaccCATATACTATTAGCAAATACTTTTTTCTAGAAGACTTGTAAGTCATTTTTTATGATTGTACTTCATTCATGGGATGcttaaagaagaattacTAGATATTCTATATTAGcctaaatattcattttggGGGAGATACTCCAGATGATACattattctattattttataatccATTGAATCTCAAATCACAATTTAAATACAATCcaatatatattctaaataattctacatattttaaaatcattataataataagaattaaaacagaaaaaacaaaacaaaacagAAATGCCAGGTAAAAGAACACAATAACAAAGATCAATTCTCCAAGTAGCCAGAATATgctgaaaataaattataatttgtaATGCATTAAGtcatatatttcaattaaataaatattataaatgaaaaattaatttctataaattaaagaaagtATGTCTgttaaagtaaaataagAGAGcgtaattaaaattaagcAGCTCATGTAATGACTAATAGGATTCTTCACCGAGAATATCTTTAGAAGctttaattaaaagataaactgatttagaaatatttgtaaaagtttttgaaaattctaatttatgAATTTCAGTCCAATTTTCTAACTCGTAATCTTGAATACTTGATGTAGAATCGATTTTATTCAAACCCGATGTTGAATTggatattatattattatctgtCTTTTGAGTggttaaattattatcaatactGCTTGAAAACTGGTTATCAGATCCACATTGAGTTGTTTCTACATTCGATTCTGATGGAGTTGATTCGTTatcatctttttcattattgttaAACATTCCCGTATTAAATGTTGGTGCATTTTTAGATGAGGAAGATTTAGTGGAATAGTATTTTTCAGTCGATTCAGggttattatcattttctttttcaaatttatcaatgaaATCATATAAACGTTTTCTTGCCAAGATTGAATTAGGCATATATCTTGGTAATTTATTGGTAGATCTAAAACAATTAGAAATGATGTAAAAATTAGTAATGATGCTTGAAACACTATCTCTTcttaaagataataatgcCCTTATTGTAATTagattattatcattttcccatatttcaaaataagtACCTGCAATTCTTGCTTCGATAATCTCTTGCAAAAGAACTTCACaaatagataataattcatcatatgcaatataattaaaatctGGTATGAATCttaattcatctttagcattttggaataattttcttaattcGAATAAACTTTGTGTTAATCTAACTTCCCAAATATGTGATAAAGATATTGTTAATTCTGTTGGATCATCTCCTGAGTCACGATAAAGATATCTTGATGCAACTGATTGATATAATTGGCTTAAATGAGAAATAAATGATGATGTTGATAATCTTAATTCTTCACTGGCACTGAAAGACCACATGACCATATTAACTACTAATGATAAAGTGATACCAATAATTAAACAAATACTTATAACCCATGTATATTTCCATATACTGGCTGTAGTTAAAACTTCATGTTGTGAAGGATGATGTAATTTCGAGTAAGGTTGTAAGGCCACTATCAAGTAGCAAATCAATGAAGTAtatgatgaatttgaattataaaaaatcaagTGATTAATTGACATTGGAACCACAAAGATTGAACTCATGACCATCATTACATATGGATTACCAAAATGTCTTGCTTGTAGTGAGCACCAACCCCAAAACATACCAATTATTCCAAAGGCTAATCTTTTGAAGATAAACATCTTGGTggtataataatttttataacataaaatataaaataatattaccCCCCACCAACATTGATAAGTTTGATACCAATGATAAGACATCTTCAACCATGAAggtaatgaaataaaagtaacgatagtaataattttaacagaccatttaaaatcattacCACTAAATAATTTAGTTAATTTCCAAAGTTTATATCTAATTGGATTTTTAGTGGTAtgtaaattaaaatcattatgATCCATTGCTCTAATaaagattaaattattatcctCTTcagaatttatattttgagaatccttattatttgaatttaaatttgaataagTATGCCTTGAAGTATAAATattgtataatttttcgaaaatatcatcaatagaatttttagtttcaatataattattagtattaccTTGGCCTGAATCAATTAACG contains the following coding sequences:
- the OST4 gene encoding olichyl-diphosphooligosaccharide--protein glycotransferase OST4 (similar to Saccharomyces cerevisiae OST4 (YDL232W); ancestral locus Anc_2.37), producing the protein MISDNQLNSLVIFFGLTMMTLIVIYHVVDSTFNEKKNN
- the BRE4 gene encoding Bre4p (similar to Saccharomyces cerevisiae BRE4 (YDL231C); ancestral locus Anc_2.38): MGFFDAYFSKPDHSVNIMANSNDNLNDAKNKKRKTAKFISNQIKLYFLQIYNKMVLSFKDPMVVLGLIKYFMAFFIAFILCIIHPAGRWIGHDFRIFLPLATILHHPARSVGFQLEITIQSLLGGVLACGWSSFAWYISICTNPVAHHQGGILFASLFIALFIVTWLRAYFQRFMYFTLTAAIGFIYLHTVSLTFTKGATSLHWMFFWDFGISYIFGLLVSLLICIAVFPNFGNNEIIDNFISTNRDLRDLFLNSIDKHNTTDFTLNINPLIEMFNINLSNSYRDLTTQFTVTKFNLKILTNLRNSMTKLIALIRILPIKNYLLDQAELISLYENLFETKSKNNSASSTNMNTSEETSSLELKDINDTSDLEQFNSHLLNILKDTFSINVFKMIIELIRSTEIIEDTLLFFKFNYFPTKNNSKKNLSKLELNKKIKRSKYLLQKKLIALDTSYKKFSILIYNLQSKKRHTDPNFSRKNISNNFDDKIITSLLFIKTIRSICKAMILILDDSIELIDISNHNLNSKFNFHFNIPQYPLDRAIHRLPLQSLIDSGQGNTNNYIETKNSIDDIFEKLYNIYTSRHTYSNLNSNNKDSQNINSEEDNNLIFIRAMDHNDFNLHTTKNPIRYKLWKLTKLFSGNDFKWSVKIITIVTFISLPSWLKMSYHWYQTYQCWWGVILFYILCYKNYYTTKMFIFKRLAFGIIGMFWGWCSLQARHFGNPYVMMVMSSIFVVPMSINHLIFYNSNSSYTSLICYLIVALQPYSKLHHPSQHEVLTTASIWKYTWVISICLIIGITLSLVVNMVMWSFSASEELRLSTSSFISHLSQLYQSVASRYLYRDSGDDPTELTISLSHIWEVRLTQSLFELRKLFQNAKDELRFIPDFNYIAYDELLSICEVLLQEIIEARIAGTYFEIWENDNNLITIRALLSLRRDSVSSIITNFYIISNCFRSTNKLPRYMPNSILARKRLYDFIDKFEKENDNNPESTEKYYSTKSSSSKNAPTFNTGMFNNNEKDDNESTPSESNVETTQCGSDNQFSSSIDNNLTTQKTDNNIISNSTSGLNKIDSTSSIQDYELENWTEIHKLEFSKTFTNISKSVYLLIKASKDILGEESY
- the VID27 gene encoding Vid27p (similar to Saccharomyces cerevisiae VID27 (YNL212W); ancestral locus Anc_2.35), producing MNLIKSFMNFGAKPQELATIALGEFDLLRSELSPKSSLECIYNDSILFLREINQFSYEIVVQKVLDELEETNDDFNDELMIDDTISELSVQSKIKDKEWAFPISEKLEFFKKWNEKGEIVFIWNNILGDETDEKVQYIIDSSIDLDDIETFKEGIYRCEFATKFRKLPSQTHDDYLINRENYSNQLADLQNLQLHSELSNNSPIQQNNRAFNSNPDNTVVDLTATTGLNELIIDPKQENEETPDSTEITTGSSFDTENFQDAIDVLNPKKIDISQRIESNKIRNYPKR